From the genome of Miscanthus floridulus cultivar M001 chromosome 10, ASM1932011v1, whole genome shotgun sequence, one region includes:
- the LOC136485670 gene encoding disease resistance protein RGA5-like isoform X2, with amino-acid sequence MDLVAGAVGSIVTKLGELLHGEYKLQKGLPEQIEYLKNELESAHTALCKVGATPPEQQDPQVRLWTREVREASYDMEDILDAFLVDVVEGAAPPENKNALLQRLKKMTAKLLKKSKARHDIAGAIEDMKKRLQEVSDRRHRNFIPVAVPAPATKLDPRLVEMHKEAVQIIGIERTRAELIAMLQSSTHGHGDAGASSSSNRTKIVSVVGAGGLGKTTLAKAVYDELSTGYDCRAFVSVGRNPDLVQVFTSIFFLLDEKKYKAIRDVKDLQLLIGELRKFLVNKRFFIVIDDVWDINSWQALGSALHQNNNGSRVVKTTRNLEVACGDEVYQLGPLSHDNSKKLFYMRLFGGEDNCPAHHPEEASKRFYTNVVVCH; translated from the exons ATGGATCTTGTGGCCGGGGCAGTGGGCAGCATCGTCACCAAGCTCGGCGAGCTCCTGCACGGGGAGTACAAGCTGCAGAAGGGCCTGCCGGAGCAAATCGAGTATCTGAAAAATGAGCTCGAGAGTGCGCACACGGCTCTCTGCAAGGTGGGCGCGACGCCGCCGGAGCAGCAGGATCCACAAGTCCGGCTCTGGACTCGCGAGGTCAGAGAGGCGTCCTACGACATGGAGGACATCCTCGATGCCTTCCTCGTCGATGTCGTGGAGGGGGCCGCCCCACCTGAGAACAAGAATGCCCTGCTTCAACGTCTCAAGAAGATGACGGCCAAGCTGTTGAAGAAGAGCAAGGCGCGCCACGACATTGCCGGCGCGATCGAGGACATGAAGAAGCGACTCCAGGAGGTGTCGGACCGCCGCCATAGGAACTTTATACCCGTTGCAGTGCCTGCGCCGGCCACCAAACTGGATCCTCGCCTTGTGGAGATGCACAAAGAGGCAGTACAGATTATCGGCATCGAGAGGACGAGGGCGGAGCTCATAGCCATGCTTCAGTCATCGACCCACGGCCATGGAGATGCTGGCGcctccagcagcagcaaccgGACCAAGATAGTTTCTGTGGTCGGAGCTGGTGGTCTGGGCAAGACCACTCTTGCCAAGGCGGTTTACGACGAGCTGAGTACGGGATATGACTGTCGAGCCTTTGTTTCGGTTGGCCGCAATCCTGACCTGGTGCAAGTCTTCACCAGCATCTTCTTCCTTCTCGACGAAAAAAAGTACAAGGCCATTCGTGATGTAAAGGACCTACAACTGCTCATTGGTGAACTCCGAAAATTCCTTGTAAACAAGAG GTTCTTCATCGTTATTGACGACGTATGGGACATAAATTCTTGGCAAGCATTAGGATCAGCTTTGCATCAGAACAATAACGGAAGTAGAGTAGTCAAAACTACTCGAAATCTAGAAGTAGCCTGTGGCGATGAAGTTTACCAGCTTGGTCCTCTTTCACATGATAACTCAAAGAAGCTATTTTATATGAGGCTATTTGGTGGTGAAGACAACTGTCCTGCTCATCATCCTGAAGAGGCATCTAAAAGATTCTACACAAATGTGGTGGTGTGCCATTAG
- the LOC136489590 gene encoding uncharacterized protein, producing MENILDTFLVDVVEGAAPAETESKDGLRKRLQRKMAKLFKKSKARHSIAGAIEDMKQRLQEASDRRDRYSIPVAVPPPATTLDPRLVDMHKEAAQIMCIERTRAELIAMV from the coding sequence ATGGAGAACATCCTCGACACCTTCCTCGTCGATGTCGTGGAGGGGGCCGCCCCTGCTGAGACTGAGAGTAAGGATGGCTTGCGCAAACGTCTCCAGAGGAAGATGGCCAAGTTGTTCAAAAAGAGCAAGGCGCGCCACAGCATTGCTGGCGCGATCGAGGACATGAAACAACGACTCCAGGAGGCGTCGGACCGCCGCGACAGGTACTCCATACCCGTTGCAGTGCCTCCGCCGGCCACCACACTGGATCCTCGTCTTGTGGACATGCACAAAGAGGCAGCGCAGATTATGTGCATCGAGAGGACGAGGGCGGAGCTCATAGCCATGGTTTAG